From the Takifugu flavidus isolate HTHZ2018 chromosome 12, ASM371156v2, whole genome shotgun sequence genome, one window contains:
- the LOC130534718 gene encoding transmembrane protein 25 — MGHVCVRSWASSATVMLFHTLTFSWTGAMEPTSKQEGRQQQAAMALQEDVTHQFSCHSDGRDPRHPLVIRWHLDGNWQKQEPSKHRRLAMTSGRDSDAVRLGYEHNSTFSLRPRKWNRELVCVASNPRTGERYNATITLSLQFKPEILRVNVNHSETSHPAFALVLFALVRSNPPATISFVDQSGQLVADTTDFLLLDSQTNPQLANNTLRIMLSSLSGTLSLNVTNTAGTVQSNLTLAEFLQSRVEVPMLGIVTGGAMAFMALLILSLIVLCLMQKNKSKSFDQPVEIVMTKKSDSASMRAERAGTSHLPRDHMSLPSHVQLNDLSTLTKAAQQNPGGGKREEEEEEEDLSLVYAARGFARYPMVGYIYKVNSTSSEEIWL; from the exons atgggacatgtgtgtgtgaggagctgggCTTCCAGCGCCACTGTCATGTTGTTCCACACACTGACCTTCTCCTGGACGG GTGCGATGGAACCCACCTCCAAACAGGAAGgacggcagcagcaggcagccatGGCCCTGCAGGAGGACGTGACACACCAGTTCAGCTGCCACTCGGATGGCCGGGATCCACGACACCCCCTGGTGATAAGGTGGCACCTCGACGGGAACTGGCAGAAGCAGGAGCCGTCAAAGCACAGGCGCCTGGCGATGACGTCAGGAAGAGATTCTGACGCCGTCCGCTTGGGATACGAGCACAACAGCACATTCTCTCTGCGGCCCAGGAAATGGAACAGGGAGCTCGTGTGTGTGGCGTCAAATCCCAGGACGGGAGAGAGATACAATGCCACGATCACGCTCAGTCTCCAGT TTAAGCCAGAGATTCTCAGAGTGAACGTCAACCACAGCGAGACCTCCCACCCTGCATTTGCCCTGGTCCTGTTTGCCTTGGTACGGTCCAACCCGCCCGCAACCATCTCCTTCGTAGACCAGTCAGGACAGTTGGTGGCCGACACCACAgacttcctcctcctggactcgCAAACAAACCCCCAGTTGGCCAATAACACCCTGAGGATCATGCTCAGTAGCCTATCGGGGACCCTGTCTCTGAATGTCACCAACACTGCAGGGACCGTGCAGAGCAACCTCACGCTAGCAG AGTTCCTGCAGTCTCGCGTGGAGGTGCCCATGCTGGGAATTGTGACCGGGGGAGCCATGGCCTTCATGGCCCTCCTGATCCTGAGTCTCATCGTTCTCTGCCtcatgcagaaaaacaagagcAAGTCTTTTG ATCAGCCAGTTGAAATTGTGATGACGAAGAAAAG CGACTCTGCCAGCATGAGAGCAGAGAGAGCCGGTACCAGTCACCTCCCCAGAGACCACATGTCTCTGCCCTCCCACGTGCAGCTCAATGATCTCAGCACTTTGACTAAAG CTGCCCAGCAAAACcctggaggagggaagagagaggaggaagaggaggaggaagacctGTCATTAGTCTATGCTGCCAGAG GTTTTGCCAGATATCCGATGGTGGGATACATCTATAAGGTGAACAGCACGAGCAGTGAAGAGATCtggctgtaa